Proteins encoded within one genomic window of Geotalea daltonii FRC-32:
- a CDS encoding thiazole synthase — MSSSDKLIIAGREFNSRLMVGTGKYANFQQMIKAIEVSGAEIITVAVRRVNISDRSKESLLDHIDTGKYTLLPNTAGCYTAEDAIRTCRLAREAGLSDFVKLEVLGDEKTLFPDNEELLKAAKVLIKEGFTVLPYTTDDPIFCKKLEDIGCAAVMPLGAPIGSGLGIRNPYNIRIIMETVKVPVIVDAGVGTASDAAIAMELGCDGVLMNTGIAGAKDPIAMAEAMNLAVRAGRLAYRAGRIPKKLYATASSPIEGIIE, encoded by the coding sequence ATGTCAAGTTCCGATAAACTGATAATAGCCGGCCGGGAGTTCAATTCCCGCCTGATGGTAGGTACCGGCAAATACGCAAATTTCCAGCAGATGATCAAGGCCATTGAGGTATCGGGCGCCGAAATCATCACCGTCGCCGTGCGCCGGGTGAATATCTCCGACAGGAGCAAGGAATCGCTCCTGGACCACATCGATACCGGCAAATATACCCTGTTGCCCAATACCGCCGGCTGCTATACCGCCGAAGACGCCATCCGCACATGCAGGCTGGCACGGGAAGCCGGACTCTCGGATTTCGTCAAGCTTGAGGTGCTGGGGGATGAGAAGACCCTCTTTCCTGACAACGAAGAGTTGCTCAAGGCAGCAAAAGTCCTGATCAAGGAGGGATTCACCGTCCTCCCCTACACAACCGACGATCCCATCTTCTGCAAGAAGCTGGAAGACATCGGCTGTGCAGCGGTCATGCCCCTGGGTGCGCCGATAGGCAGCGGCCTCGGCATCAGGAACCCGTATAATATTCGCATCATCATGGAGACAGTCAAAGTGCCGGTAATTGTCGATGCTGGTGTAGGCACCGCTTCCGATGCCGCCATTGCCATGGAGTTGGGCTGTGATGGCGTTCTGATGAACACCGGCATTGCCGGAGCCAAAGACCCCATCGCCATGGCTGAAGCTATGAACCTTGCCGTTCGCGCCGGACGCCTCGCCTACAGGGCCGGCAGGATCCCGAAAAAACTCTATGCGACCGCCTCCAGCCCCATTGAAGGAATAATTGAGTGA
- the thiS gene encoding sulfur carrier protein ThiS, translating into MEITVNGEKTAIDAMSVLSFLQKIEIDPKRVAVELNLDILPKADYGTTMLKDGDQMEIVHFVGGGR; encoded by the coding sequence ATGGAAATAACCGTAAATGGAGAAAAAACAGCCATCGACGCGATGTCAGTCCTCTCCTTTCTGCAAAAGATAGAAATCGATCCGAAACGGGTCGCCGTTGAACTGAACCTCGATATCCTGCCCAAAGCCGACTATGGCACGACCATGCTGAAGGATGGCGACCAGATGGAGATCGTTCATTTCGTCGGCGGAGGCCGTTAA